Genomic segment of Umezawaea sp. Da 62-37:
CGCCGCCGCGCTGCTGACCTCGCAGTTCGGGGTGTACATCGCGATCATCACCCCGCTGCAACTGCTGCTGACGCTGCGGCTGACCGACCTGACCGACGACAACGGGGCGGCGACCGACGCGTTCGGCCTGGTCACCGGTCTCGCCGCGGTCGTCGTGCTGGTGTCCACCCCGGTCGCGGGCCGGATCAGCGACCTCGCGGCGTTCGCGCTGGGCCGCAGGCGGACGTGGATCCTCTTCGGCGCGCTCACCGGCGCGGCCGCGGTGGTCGCCCTCGGCGAGACCACGGCGGTGTGGCAGGTGGTCCTGCTGTGGTGCCTGGCCAAGACCCTGTTCAGCTTCCAGCAGTCCGCGACGACGGCCGTGCTCGCCGACCAGGTGCCCCCGCGGCGGCGCGGCCTGGCGTCCGGCCTCCTCGGCCTGGTGATCCCGCTCGCGCCGCTGGTGGGACTGGTGGTCGTCACCGCGCTGCCCGCGGGGTCGGCGTCGCAGTGGCGGGTCGTCGCCGCCATCGCCGCCGTCACGGGCGTCGTGGCGGTGCTGCTGATCCGCGAGGACAGGCCCGAACCCCGCACGGGCGAACGCGGCGGGATCGGCGTGGTGCTGCGGACGTTCTGGCTCGACCCGCGACGGCACCCCGCCTTCGGCTGGGCGTGGCTGGTGCGGTTCCTCATCACCGCCACCTACGCGGCGGGCAGCTACGTGTCGCTGTACCTGATCCAGCGGTTCGGCGTCAGCCAGGCCGACGTCGGCGGGCTGGTGCTCGTGTGGTCCGCGATCCTCGTGCCCACCGCGATCGTCTCGAGCCTCGGCGCGGGGCACCTGTCCGACGTGCTGCGGAAGCAGAAGCCCTTCGTGGTGGTGTCGGCGTTCATCGGCGTGGTGGCGATGGCGCTGCTGGCGTTCGCGCCGTCGACCTCGGTCGTGTTCGTCGCGGCGGGCGTCATGGGCGTCGGGATGGGCACGTTCCTCGCCGTGGACATGGCGATGTGCGTGCGGGTGCTGCCCGACAGCGCGAACGCGGGCAAGGACCTGGGGATCGTCAACATCGCGAACATGCTCCCGCAGTCCCTGGTGCCGCTGTCCGCACCACTGCTGCTGGGCCTCGGCGGCTACACCGCGTTCTTCGGCTTCCTCGCGCTGCTGGGGATCGCGGGCGCGCTGGCCGTGCGGCGGGTGCCGGAGATCGGCCAGGAGGACGGGGCGCCCGGCGTCGCACCGCTGCGGCGGGGGTAGCCGTTTCGTCCACTTCGGACAGTCCGACTTCCGGTCCCCCGCCGCCGGACGGCTCACCAGTCGTGGACGGTTCCGTCGGCCAGCCGGTTCACGGGCAGGTACGCGGCGCGGTAGGGGAACCTGGCCGCTGCGGCCAGGTCGACGTCCACGCCGAGGCCAGGCGCGTCGGAGGGGTGGAGCAGTCCGCCGGTGAAGGTGAACGAGGTGCGGAACACCTCCAGGGTGTCGGCGGTGTGCGGCATGTACTCCTGGATGCCGAAGTTGTGCACCGCGATGTCCAGGTGCAGCGCGGCGGCCATGCCGACCGGGGAGATGTCGGTGGGACCGTGGATGCCCGACTTCACGCCGTACACGGAGGCGAGGTCGAGGACCTTCTTCAGCCCCGTCACACCGCCGGTGTGCGTCACGGCCGACCGCACGTAGTCGATCAGTCGTTCGCTGAGCAGCGTGATGTAGTCGTGCACGCTGTTGAACACCTCGCCGATCGCCAGCGGTGTCGTGGTGTGCTGCCGGATCAGCCGCAGCGCCGCCTGGTCCTCGCCGGGTGTCGCGTCCTCCAGCCAGAACAGGTCGTAGGGCTCCAGGGACTTGCCCAACCTGGCGGCCTCGATCGGTGTCATCCGGTGGTGGCCGTCGTGCAGCAGCGGCAGTTCCGGCCCGAACTCGGCGCGCACGGCCTCGAACACGCCGGGCACGTGCCGCAGGTAGGCGCGGGTGTCCCAGGCCTCCTCCACGGGCAGCGCGGTCGGCCTGGCCGGTTCGTAGTCGTAGCGGTCGCCGCCACCGGCTTCGGAGGCGGCGACGCCGTACACGGTGTCCAGGCCGGGGATGCCGGTCTGGACGCGGATGGCCCGGAAGCCGCGCTCCAGGTGCAGCCGGATCGAGTCGAACAGCTCCGGCAGGTCGCGGCCCGAGGCGTGCCCGTACGCCAGCGCGCCGACCCGCGAGGCGCCGCCGAGCAGTTGGTAGAGCGGCATCCCGGCGGCTTTCGCCTTGATGTCCCAGAGCGCGGTGTCGACCGCGGCGACGGCGGCCATCGTGACCGGCCCGCGCCGCCAGTAGGCCCCGCGGTACAGGTACTGCCAGGTGTCCTCGATCGCGCCCGCGTCCCGCCCGAGCAGCAGCGGCACGACGTGCTCGCGCAGGTACGCCTCGACGGCC
This window contains:
- a CDS encoding MFS transporter translates to MSLDSPTTGTTRFGRLAAALLTSQFGVYIAIITPLQLLLTLRLTDLTDDNGAATDAFGLVTGLAAVVVLVSTPVAGRISDLAAFALGRRRTWILFGALTGAAAVVALGETTAVWQVVLLWCLAKTLFSFQQSATTAVLADQVPPRRRGLASGLLGLVIPLAPLVGLVVVTALPAGSASQWRVVAAIAAVTGVVAVLLIREDRPEPRTGERGGIGVVLRTFWLDPRRHPAFGWAWLVRFLITATYAAGSYVSLYLIQRFGVSQADVGGLVLVWSAILVPTAIVSSLGAGHLSDVLRKQKPFVVVSAFIGVVAMALLAFAPSTSVVFVAAGVMGVGMGTFLAVDMAMCVRVLPDSANAGKDLGIVNIANMLPQSLVPLSAPLLLGLGGYTAFFGFLALLGIAGALAVRRVPEIGQEDGAPGVAPLRRG
- the manD gene encoding D-mannonate dehydratase ManD, with protein sequence MRIESAEVVVTCPGRNFVTLRITTDDGLTGWGDATLNGRELAVEAYLREHVVPLLLGRDAGAIEDTWQYLYRGAYWRRGPVTMAAVAAVDTALWDIKAKAAGMPLYQLLGGASRVGALAYGHASGRDLPELFDSIRLHLERGFRAIRVQTGIPGLDTVYGVAASEAGGGDRYDYEPARPTALPVEEAWDTRAYLRHVPGVFEAVRAEFGPELPLLHDGHHRMTPIEAARLGKSLEPYDLFWLEDATPGEDQAALRLIRQHTTTPLAIGEVFNSVHDYITLLSERLIDYVRSAVTHTGGVTGLKKVLDLASVYGVKSGIHGPTDISPVGMAAALHLDIAVHNFGIQEYMPHTADTLEVFRTSFTFTGGLLHPSDAPGLGVDVDLAAAARFPYRAAYLPVNRLADGTVHDW